taacttattaatataataatattaaatataataataataataataataaatatgtgattattaatattgataataatgaatatattaataaaataataaatataatataataacttattaatataatattactaaatataatattataataataataataataaatatattaattataaatataataatataaacaatacgaattaattattaataaatataatcgtaatataatagtaatataataaagagaaaaataatataataatataatattaataataaaaatagtaaataaattaatataataataataataataatattaatgttgaattAAAATAATATGAACTGAtctgatctgatctgaactgaactgaactgaactgaactgaatggagctgaactgaagtaactgaacttaatagagctgaactgaactaaactgaacttattagaactgaaattaagtcgaAAAGAACATGGCCTTATAATTTCCCCCAAAATCAGAATTATTTACCACATCAAAACCCTAATCCTAGTTCTTCTAATTCATTGCAGGAACACCAGCATCATTTACGGCCTGATGGCGTGATTACTATTTGTCCTCACAAACCACCGCAAAATAAGTTCCCACTTCCGTAGTCACGGAAAAACAATGCTGTCTCTGAACAGAGGGATAAGATTGAGGCTGCTGTCGTTGCCGCTCACGGGGAAATGGTTGCTTGTGGTACGGAGCATGTTTCGTCTTGGAAGGTTTCACATGCGGCTTTGGTTAGATTAAAGGCGGATTCTTGGTAGGCTTTAGGGTTTCAAATGCAGGAAATTCCGCCACTTCGTCAGGTTCTTTTTACTGAAGGAAAGGTCAATCACATTCGCCTTTTGATATTCAATATGTTAGTTCAAAGTTACGTGCGATTTTCTGGTTTGTTATGATTAAGTTTTTATGAATTATGAGAAGGAACAGTTAGAAAGAAACAATTCATCTTTGTCATTTTGTATGAAATTAGTATTGGCCATACACTCAGTCCTTACCATTTTCTTTGCTTATGTCAGATCAATGCCTTCATCCACTGCCATGTAGCTACTCATAGGATAACTTCTTTGTTTGATTTGCAAGAGGCATTATGCAAAAATGAGGGCGTTGAGAAGTTTGAAGAGCTAGAATTGGGTCCCATCCTAATGCAACCACTTGTAATTCACTACTTCTCTATAAGCAATGGTATAGACGAAGTGTACGAGATAACAACTGAGAAAATAGTTGCCCTTCTTGCTTTGTAGCTTCATCGCAAACTTCGAGATGCTAACGTTGAGGAATTTTTGGAGTTCATTGCAAGGAAGTATAATATAACAAGCAAGGAGAAACTTGGGGTGCGGATCCAGAGTCTTGGgtaattttctttttttgatgTTACTATCAAGAATGGTTTTGTAGTAAATGACATTCTTTTTGAAGTTTTAAGTTTTTGACTTCTTAGGAAATTGATAAGAAGAGGCTGGTGGTGGGTTGTTTTTGGCAAATGGAAACACAGTCTCATCAAAAGTTACGTGACGGGTAATAATTATTTTCCGAGTCACTAAATCCAAACACTTGTATCCACGATGATTAGACGGGTAACCGAGAAAGACACATGGTGTAGCACGGGGGGCCAATTTGTGAATGGTAGAGGAGGGAGTATGTGGGTAGCAAAGGCATCCGAAGTTCCGAAGATGGGCATAGGACGGGACTCGTTTATATAGGCTAGAGGTAGGGGAGTCATAATGGTTGGCTTTGCTAGGTAGGACATTGTGAATGTATGTGGCCATGGCAAGGGCATGGTGCCATAGATTGGGGGGCATATGGGCGTGAATAAGAAGGGTGCGAATGGTGTTATTTATAGTTCGGATTTTTCGTTCCGCTTTCCCATTTTGGGGGGAGGTGTGGGGACAAGAAAATCGGAATAAAATACCACGAGACGCAAAAAATTGGTGAAGGGGGGAATTGTCAAATTCACGGCCGTTGTCACACTGTAAAGTTTTTATGGGTAGATTAAATTGggttttaatcatttcataatagcTAGTAAATACGTGTGCAACTTGGGATTTGTTTGTGAGAGGGAAGGTCCATAGGAAACTTGTGTAATCGTCGAGAAATAAAATATACTAGCGGTGATTCAAGGTACTCAAAACAGGCGAAGTCCATAAATCCGTATGTATGATATCAAATGGCAGCAAAGTATTAGATAAAGAATTATGAAAAGGAAGTTTAATGTGTTTTCCTAGCTGACATGAATGGCAAACAACAAATTTATTAATAAGACGACAAGCAATGTTTTTATGAGTACGCAAAGAATTGAAAATGTCGGGGCCGGGATGTCCTAAGCGCTCGTGCCAAGTAGAGGCATCGACGACGGTTAAGGCTTGGGCAGTCGATGGAGAGGGTGGCGTGGTGTGAAGAGGGTAGAGGTCCCCCGTGCTATTACTTCTCATAATCGGCATCCCCGTCTTGAGATCCTTCACAGTAAAACCAAGTGGGTCAAATTCAACGGAAACATAATTATCGGTTGTAAATTTTCGAACAGAGACCAAGTTCTTAATAATGTTGGGAACATGCAGTACGTTTTTTAATGTGAGGGATTGGTTAGGAGGGGGAAGGGACATAGCACCACGACCGACAATAGGAATCAAGTGACCATTTCCGACTACTATGTGACGATTACTACTTAATTTAGAATAAGACGAG
The Silene latifolia isolate original U9 population chromosome 11, ASM4854445v1, whole genome shotgun sequence genome window above contains:
- the LOC141613505 gene encoding LOW QUALITY PROTEIN: protein NO VEIN-LIKE (The sequence of the model RefSeq protein was modified relative to this genomic sequence to represent the inferred CDS: substituted 2 bases at 2 genomic stop codons), whose protein sequence is MVACGTEHVSSWKVSHAALVRLKADSWXALGFQMQEIPPLRQVLFTEGKVNHIRLLIFNMLVQSYVRFSGTVRKKQFIFVILYEISIGHTLSPYHFLCLCQINAFIHCHVATHRITSLFDLQEALCKNEGVEKFEELELGPILMQPLVIHYFSISNGIDEVYEITTEKIVALLALXLHRKLRDANVEEFLEFIARKYNITSKEKLGVRIQSLG